In a single window of the Nocardioides sp. L-11A genome:
- a CDS encoding multidrug efflux SMR transporter has product MAWLVLTVSGVLEAVWATALSRSEGFSKVAPSVVFLVALVASMVGLGYAMRTLPVGTAYAVWVGIGAALTVVVAMVSGEEPVSVLRILLLLGLIGCVIGLKLAH; this is encoded by the coding sequence GTGGCGTGGTTGGTGTTGACGGTGTCGGGAGTGCTCGAGGCGGTGTGGGCCACGGCCCTGTCCCGGTCCGAGGGATTCAGCAAGGTCGCCCCGTCGGTGGTGTTCCTCGTCGCGCTGGTGGCGAGCATGGTCGGGCTGGGGTACGCGATGCGCACCCTGCCGGTCGGGACGGCCTACGCCGTCTGGGTCGGGATCGGCGCCGCGCTCACCGTGGTCGTCGCCATGGTCAGCGGCGAGGAGCCGGTGAGCGTGCTGCGGATCCTGCTGCTGCTGGGCCTGATCGGCTGTGTGATCGGGCTCAAGCTGGCCCACTGA
- a CDS encoding TetR/AcrR family transcriptional regulator, whose product MSQSPAPARRRRGNARGEQTRSVLLAAAVRAFADRGFHGTSTRDIALAADMSPAVMYAHYATKEDLLFELSLDGHRSVQVLLDAEVGRHASNTDRLRAAASCFGQWHAEFHTQARVVQYELNALTAEHLAEVTVLRRAIQGLFGDLIRAGVDEGVFQVADAEMTAMSLTSLGIDVARWYRPTGAWTPEQIGHHHGRLALRAVGVAD is encoded by the coding sequence ATGTCGCAGAGCCCGGCGCCCGCACGCCGCCGCCGCGGCAACGCGCGCGGCGAGCAGACCCGCTCGGTCCTCCTCGCCGCCGCCGTCCGCGCGTTCGCCGACCGCGGCTTCCACGGCACCAGCACCCGCGACATCGCACTGGCCGCCGACATGAGTCCGGCCGTCATGTACGCGCACTACGCGACCAAGGAGGATCTGCTCTTCGAGCTGTCCCTCGACGGCCACCGCTCGGTCCAGGTCCTGCTCGACGCGGAGGTCGGGCGTCACGCCTCCAACACCGACCGGCTGCGGGCCGCGGCATCCTGCTTCGGGCAGTGGCATGCGGAGTTCCACACCCAGGCGCGCGTCGTCCAGTACGAGCTCAACGCCCTCACCGCGGAGCACCTCGCCGAGGTGACGGTGCTGCGCCGGGCCATCCAGGGGCTCTTCGGGGACCTGATCCGCGCCGGCGTCGACGAGGGCGTGTTCCAGGTCGCCGACGCCGAGATGACCGCGATGAGCCTGACCTCCCTCGGCATCGACGTGGCGCGCTGGTACCGCCCCACCGGGGCCTGGACCCCCGAGCAGATCGGCCACCACCACGGCCGGCTCGCGCTGCGGGCGGTCGGCGTCGCCGACTGA
- a CDS encoding thiolase family protein, which yields MAELEDIVVLGGARTPIGSFGGTLADVPAHELGATAARGALARSGVAAEDIEEVVVGCIGQVGGDGLIARRVSVAAGLPYGVPSYSVNRQCGSGLQAIWSAAMQLQVTGSSFALAGGNESMSRMPFYDFTPRGRKGLGDRRLVDGTLAMLTDPFLDVPMGVTAENVAETYGVSRRDQDEFAVLSQAKAATPAATAAFAEEIVPVETGGRRSTTVTTDEHPRPETTLEMLAGLRPAFREGGSVTAGNSSGINDGGAAVVLARASAAEQAGLTGLARLEAVATAGNEPGLMGYAPVFALKRLFAQTGLGPGDIDVFEVNEAFAAQALAVIRDAGLDPEKVNPYGGAIALGHPVGATGATLSVRVVHDLARRDLELGVVTMCIGGGQALAALFRRI from the coding sequence ATGGCAGAACTCGAAGACATCGTCGTGCTCGGTGGCGCGCGCACCCCGATCGGCAGCTTCGGCGGCACGCTCGCCGACGTCCCCGCCCATGAGCTGGGGGCGACCGCGGCCCGCGGCGCGCTGGCCCGCTCCGGCGTGGCGGCCGAGGACATCGAGGAGGTGGTCGTCGGCTGCATCGGCCAGGTCGGCGGGGACGGGCTGATCGCCCGCCGGGTGTCCGTCGCGGCGGGACTGCCGTACGGCGTCCCGTCGTACAGCGTGAACCGCCAGTGCGGGTCGGGCCTCCAGGCGATCTGGTCGGCGGCGATGCAGCTGCAGGTCACCGGATCGTCGTTCGCGCTGGCCGGCGGCAACGAGTCCATGTCGCGGATGCCGTTCTACGACTTCACGCCGCGCGGCCGCAAGGGCCTCGGGGACCGGCGGCTGGTCGACGGCACGCTCGCGATGCTGACCGACCCGTTCCTGGACGTGCCGATGGGCGTGACGGCCGAGAACGTCGCCGAGACCTACGGCGTGTCCCGGCGCGACCAGGACGAGTTCGCCGTGCTCTCGCAGGCGAAGGCGGCCACCCCCGCGGCGACGGCCGCGTTCGCCGAGGAGATCGTGCCGGTGGAGACCGGCGGGCGGCGCAGCACGACCGTCACGACCGACGAGCACCCCCGCCCCGAGACGACCCTGGAGATGCTGGCCGGCCTCCGCCCGGCCTTCCGCGAGGGCGGCTCGGTGACCGCCGGCAACTCCTCGGGGATCAACGACGGCGGCGCGGCCGTCGTCCTCGCCCGCGCGTCGGCCGCCGAGCAGGCCGGCCTGACGGGCCTGGCGCGGCTCGAGGCCGTCGCGACCGCGGGCAACGAGCCCGGCCTGATGGGCTACGCGCCGGTGTTCGCGCTGAAGCGGCTCTTCGCCCAGACCGGGCTCGGCCCCGGCGACATCGACGTCTTCGAGGTCAACGAGGCCTTCGCGGCCCAGGCGCTCGCTGTCATCCGCGACGCCGGGCTCGACCCGGAGAAGGTCAATCCCTACGGCGGCGCGATCGCGCTGGGGCACCCGGTCGGCGCGACCGGCGCCACCCTGAGTGTGCGCGTCGTCCACGACCTCGCCCGCCGCGACCTCGAGCTCGGTGTCGTGACCATGTGCATCGGCGGCGGCCAGGCGCTGGCCGCGCTGTTCCGGAGGATCTGA
- a CDS encoding RNB domain-containing ribonuclease — MPSNLVVRVKASSPEIQEGLAAIAAELDLPAGFPAEVTAAAERAADEVVLPELDRTDLPFLTIDPEGSMDLDQALHLERGRPGDKDSGYVVHYAIADVAAFVRPGDPVDVEANRRGETLYGAGTRIPLHPPVLSEDAASLLPDQVRPALLWTIRLDATGAQVDVRVERARVRSTARWSYVEAQRALDDGTAGPGTEVLELLREIGRLREQQEVARGGISLPLPEQEVDETDGGFQLVFREQLPVELWNAQISLLTGMAAASLMAGARVGMLRTLPPADPRDVARLRRVAKGLRISWPQDMDYPAFVRSLDPEVSQHQAMVVACTRLLRGSGYAAFDGELPEQSRHSAIAAEYAHVTAPLRRLGDRYAGEICLAICAGTPVPDWVSAALPGLPKVLQDSASRAGSYERAVLDLIEAAVLADRVGKEFDGVVTSVRDDELTTGVVVLAEVGVEAPVTSEQPLPLGEDVTVTLATADLATRKVAFTLP, encoded by the coding sequence ATGCCGAGCAATCTCGTGGTCCGGGTCAAGGCGAGCTCCCCCGAGATCCAGGAGGGCCTGGCGGCCATCGCCGCGGAGCTCGACCTGCCGGCCGGTTTCCCGGCCGAGGTCACCGCCGCGGCGGAGCGCGCGGCCGACGAGGTCGTCCTCCCCGAGCTGGACCGCACCGACCTGCCCTTCCTCACCATCGACCCCGAGGGATCGATGGACCTCGACCAGGCACTGCATCTCGAGCGCGGCCGCCCCGGCGACAAGGACAGCGGGTACGTCGTCCACTACGCGATCGCCGACGTCGCCGCGTTCGTCCGTCCCGGCGACCCGGTCGACGTGGAGGCCAACAGGCGCGGCGAGACGCTCTACGGCGCCGGCACCCGGATCCCGCTGCACCCGCCCGTCCTGTCCGAGGACGCGGCGTCGCTGCTGCCCGACCAGGTCCGCCCGGCGCTGCTGTGGACGATCCGGCTCGACGCGACCGGCGCGCAGGTCGATGTCCGGGTCGAACGGGCCCGGGTGCGCTCGACCGCCCGGTGGTCCTACGTCGAGGCGCAGCGGGCGCTCGACGACGGCACCGCCGGCCCCGGAACGGAGGTGCTCGAGCTGCTCCGTGAGATCGGCCGGCTCCGCGAGCAGCAGGAGGTCGCCCGCGGCGGCATCTCGCTGCCCCTGCCCGAGCAGGAGGTCGACGAGACCGACGGCGGCTTCCAGCTGGTGTTCCGCGAGCAGTTGCCGGTCGAGCTGTGGAATGCGCAGATCTCCCTGCTGACCGGCATGGCCGCGGCCTCACTGATGGCCGGGGCCCGGGTCGGGATGCTCCGCACCCTGCCGCCGGCCGACCCGCGCGACGTCGCCCGGCTGCGCCGCGTGGCGAAGGGCCTGCGCATCTCCTGGCCGCAGGACATGGACTACCCGGCGTTCGTGCGCTCCCTCGATCCGGAGGTCTCGCAGCACCAGGCGATGGTGGTCGCCTGCACCCGCCTGCTGCGCGGCAGCGGGTACGCCGCCTTCGACGGCGAGCTGCCCGAGCAGAGCCGCCACTCCGCCATCGCCGCCGAGTACGCCCACGTCACCGCGCCGCTGCGCCGCCTCGGCGACAGGTACGCCGGCGAGATCTGCCTGGCGATCTGCGCCGGCACGCCTGTCCCCGACTGGGTGTCCGCCGCGCTGCCCGGGCTGCCCAAGGTGCTGCAGGACTCCGCCAGCCGGGCCGGGTCCTACGAGCGGGCGGTCCTCGACCTGATCGAGGCGGCGGTGCTGGCCGACCGGGTCGGGAAGGAGTTCGACGGCGTCGTCACCAGTGTGCGCGACGACGAGCTGACCACCGGCGTGGTCGTCCTCGCCGAGGTCGGGGTCGAGGCCCCCGTCACCTCGGAGCAGCCGCTGCCGCTCGGGGAGGACGTCACCGTCACCCTCGCCACCGCCGACCTGGCGACCCGCAAGGTCGCCTTCACGCTCCCGTGA
- a CDS encoding adenosylcobinamide-GDP ribazoletransferase — protein sequence MSVAVVGRSLRLSIGMLTALRVPAVLRVTPGVATGALLLAPLAVLPLGAVVGGVIWAGGRLDLPALAVAFTALAALAVGSRALHLDGLSDVADGLTASYDRERSLAVMKGGTAGPAGVAALVLVLGAQAAGLTWFVGLGGEVRTAVVAGAAVCASRAALWITACTLAPPARVDGLGVTFTRRVPVLVAVVGWVGLAALAALVDPVRGPVTVAVAALLVAALTVHTVRRFGGVTGDVFGAGIELALAVLLIGLAGV from the coding sequence ATGAGCGTCGCCGTCGTCGGTCGCAGCCTGCGGCTGTCGATCGGGATGCTGACCGCGCTGCGCGTGCCCGCGGTCCTACGGGTCACGCCCGGCGTCGCCACCGGCGCGCTCCTGCTCGCCCCGCTCGCCGTCCTCCCCCTCGGCGCCGTCGTGGGCGGCGTGATCTGGGCCGGCGGCCGTCTCGACCTGCCCGCGCTCGCGGTGGCGTTCACCGCGCTCGCCGCGCTCGCCGTCGGCAGCCGGGCATTGCATCTCGACGGCCTGTCGGACGTCGCCGACGGGCTCACCGCGTCCTATGACCGGGAGCGGTCGCTGGCCGTCATGAAGGGCGGTACGGCCGGCCCGGCCGGTGTCGCCGCCCTCGTCCTCGTGCTCGGGGCGCAGGCCGCCGGGCTGACCTGGTTCGTCGGCCTCGGCGGGGAGGTGCGCACCGCGGTCGTCGCCGGCGCCGCCGTCTGCGCCTCCCGCGCCGCGCTGTGGATCACCGCCTGCACGCTCGCTCCTCCCGCCCGCGTGGACGGGCTCGGCGTCACCTTCACCCGCCGGGTTCCGGTCCTGGTCGCGGTCGTGGGCTGGGTCGGCCTGGCCGCGCTCGCGGCGCTGGTGGACCCGGTGCGCGGGCCGGTGACCGTGGCCGTCGCGGCGCTGCTCGTCGCGGCCCTGACGGTCCACACCGTCCGCCGCTTCGGCGGGGTGACCGGCGACGTGTTCGGTGCGGGCATCGAGCTCGCGCTGGCGGTGCTGCTGATCGGACTGGCAGGGGTCTAG
- a CDS encoding SDR family NAD(P)-dependent oxidoreductase yields MGNISFDFTGRTAIVTGGARGIGLEIGRTLRASGAAVYLADVDEAAVTAAAGEIGAVGVRADVSDTEDVERVVATAVEETGRLDIVVNNAGLLRDGVLWKTSDADWDLVQQVHLGGAFRLTRAAVPHFRAQGGGRVINVTSYSGLRGNVGQANYSAAKAGIIGFTKTAAKELGRFGVTVNAISPNAETRMIASIPADKLAELAAAIPLGRFGAPQEMCAAVSFLASEEAGYITGVVLPVDGGMSM; encoded by the coding sequence ATGGGCAACATCAGCTTCGACTTCACCGGCCGGACCGCGATCGTCACCGGCGGGGCCCGGGGGATCGGCCTCGAGATCGGCCGGACCCTGCGGGCCAGCGGCGCCGCCGTCTACCTCGCCGACGTCGACGAGGCCGCGGTCACGGCTGCCGCCGGCGAGATCGGCGCCGTGGGCGTGCGCGCCGACGTGAGTGACACCGAGGACGTCGAGCGCGTCGTCGCGACCGCGGTCGAGGAGACCGGTCGGCTCGACATCGTGGTCAACAACGCGGGTCTGCTGCGCGACGGCGTCCTGTGGAAGACCTCCGACGCCGATTGGGACCTGGTCCAGCAGGTGCACCTCGGTGGTGCGTTCCGGCTGACCCGGGCCGCCGTGCCCCACTTCCGGGCGCAAGGCGGCGGCCGCGTCATCAACGTCACCTCCTACAGCGGGCTGCGCGGCAACGTGGGGCAGGCGAACTACTCCGCGGCCAAGGCCGGGATCATCGGGTTCACGAAGACCGCGGCCAAGGAGCTCGGCCGATTCGGCGTCACGGTCAACGCGATCTCGCCGAACGCCGAGACCCGGATGATCGCCTCCATCCCGGCCGACAAGCTCGCCGAGCTCGCCGCCGCCATCCCGCTGGGCCGGTTCGGCGCGCCGCAGGAGATGTGCGCGGCGGTGAGCTTCCTGGCCTCGGAGGAGGCCGGCTACATCACCGGCGTCGTCCTCCCCGTCGACGGCGGGATGTCGATGTGA
- a CDS encoding cold-shock protein, translating into MAQGTVKWFNSEKGFGFIAPADGTPDVFVHFSAIQGTGYKSLDENQQVEFDVTQGPKGPQAENVRAI; encoded by the coding sequence ATGGCTCAGGGCACCGTCAAGTGGTTCAACAGCGAGAAGGGCTTCGGCTTCATCGCCCCGGCCGACGGCACCCCGGACGTCTTCGTCCACTTCTCGGCCATCCAGGGCACCGGCTACAAGTCCCTGGACGAGAACCAGCAGGTCGAGTTCGACGTCACCCAGGGCCCGAAGGGCCCGCAGGCGGAGAACGTCCGCGCGATCTGA
- the cobT gene encoding nicotinate-nucleotide--dimethylbenzimidazole phosphoribosyltransferase, giving the protein MSAIPAPDPDARSAAAERLAGLATPAGALGRLGDLGVWLAATQAAVPPRPLDDVRLVIFAGDHGVAQHGVSAYPPAITPAMVRTFVLGKAGVSALAAAHGVHVRVLDIGVDDDLEGVPAEVRAHKVRRGSGAIHVEDALTAEECARAYAAGRAVAGEEIAAGAQLLLSGDMGIGNTTPAAAMVAAALGLPAADVTGRGTGVDDAALAFKQALVQQALDRVGDRADPRSADPLDTLAALGSADLVATVGYLVRAAESGVPVLLDGLMSVACALYAERIAPGASAWFAAGHRSTEPAQALALEKLGLEPVLDLGLRLGEGSGAVAAVPVLRSAVALLRDVALLADLMPPAQ; this is encoded by the coding sequence ATGAGTGCGATCCCCGCCCCCGATCCCGACGCCCGCTCCGCAGCCGCCGAGCGCCTCGCCGGGCTGGCGACCCCGGCCGGCGCGCTGGGTCGGCTCGGCGACCTCGGCGTCTGGCTCGCGGCCACCCAGGCCGCCGTGCCGCCCCGCCCCCTGGACGACGTCCGACTGGTGATCTTCGCGGGCGACCATGGCGTCGCGCAGCATGGCGTCTCCGCCTATCCCCCGGCGATCACACCCGCGATGGTGCGCACCTTCGTGCTCGGCAAGGCCGGCGTCTCGGCGCTCGCCGCCGCCCACGGTGTCCACGTGCGGGTCCTGGACATCGGCGTCGACGACGACCTGGAGGGGGTGCCGGCGGAGGTCCGGGCCCACAAGGTACGGCGCGGCAGCGGGGCCATCCACGTCGAGGACGCGCTCACGGCCGAGGAGTGCGCACGGGCCTACGCCGCGGGTCGGGCCGTCGCCGGTGAGGAGATCGCCGCGGGCGCGCAGTTGCTGCTGTCGGGCGACATGGGCATCGGCAACACCACGCCGGCCGCCGCGATGGTGGCCGCGGCGCTAGGCCTTCCGGCGGCCGACGTCACCGGCCGCGGCACCGGCGTCGACGACGCCGCGCTGGCGTTCAAGCAGGCCCTCGTCCAGCAGGCGCTGGATCGGGTGGGCGACCGGGCCGACCCCCGCTCCGCGGATCCGCTCGACACCCTCGCCGCGCTGGGCAGCGCCGACCTCGTCGCGACCGTCGGCTACCTCGTCCGGGCGGCCGAGAGCGGCGTACCGGTCCTGCTCGACGGGCTGATGTCCGTCGCCTGCGCCCTGTACGCCGAGCGGATCGCGCCGGGCGCGTCCGCCTGGTTCGCCGCCGGTCACCGCTCGACCGAGCCCGCCCAGGCCCTGGCGCTGGAGAAGCTCGGGCTGGAGCCGGTGCTCGATCTCGGGCTGCGCCTGGGCGAGGGCTCGGGCGCGGTGGCGGCGGTCCCCGTGCTCCGCTCGGCCGTCGCCCTGCTGCGCGACGTCGCGCTGCTCGCCGACCTGATGCCCCCGGCGCAATGA
- a CDS encoding acyl-CoA dehydrogenase family protein, producing MKRTLFETEHEDFRAAVREFLAREAWPHVDQFIDQRQLPRDYWLAAGKQGFLGLEIPEEYGGSLAEDYRFNAVLNEEFAHVNMALASSTGIHFDVVMPYLVKLTTEEQRRRWLPGCATGEIVTAIGMTEPSGGSDLAALRTSAEKVAGGWLLNGAKTFITNGYNADLVIVAARTSPGTRSRGISLLVVEQGMEGFSRGRKLDKVGQPEADTAELFFDNVHVPDENVIGTVDGGFGHMMSWLPQERVGSAVTNVAHARQILTETIAYAQERQAFGASIGSFQHNKFLLADLVTRIDVAQAFVDQCVLAHTHGELSSVDAAKAKWWSAEVQNQVLDHCVQLYGGYGYMNEQRVARAWRDARVTKIWAGSNEIMKELIGRELGF from the coding sequence GTGAAGCGCACGCTCTTCGAGACCGAGCACGAGGACTTCCGTGCGGCGGTCCGCGAGTTCCTGGCCCGCGAGGCCTGGCCGCACGTCGACCAGTTCATCGACCAGCGCCAGCTGCCCCGCGACTACTGGCTCGCTGCGGGCAAGCAGGGCTTCCTCGGCCTGGAGATCCCCGAGGAGTACGGCGGGTCGCTCGCCGAGGACTACCGGTTCAACGCCGTCCTCAACGAGGAGTTCGCCCACGTCAACATGGCGCTCGCGTCCTCCACCGGCATCCACTTCGACGTCGTCATGCCCTATCTGGTCAAGCTCACCACCGAGGAGCAGCGCCGCCGCTGGCTGCCCGGGTGCGCGACCGGCGAGATCGTCACGGCCATCGGGATGACCGAGCCGTCGGGCGGCTCGGACCTGGCCGCGCTGCGCACCAGCGCCGAGAAGGTCGCGGGTGGCTGGCTCCTCAACGGGGCCAAGACCTTCATCACCAACGGCTACAACGCCGACCTGGTGATCGTCGCGGCCCGCACCAGCCCCGGCACCCGGAGCAGGGGGATCAGCCTGCTCGTGGTGGAGCAGGGGATGGAGGGCTTCAGCCGTGGCCGCAAGCTCGACAAGGTCGGCCAGCCGGAGGCGGACACCGCCGAGCTGTTCTTCGACAACGTCCACGTCCCCGACGAGAACGTGATCGGCACCGTCGACGGCGGCTTCGGCCACATGATGTCGTGGCTGCCGCAGGAGCGGGTCGGGTCCGCGGTCACCAATGTCGCCCACGCCCGCCAGATCCTGACCGAGACGATCGCCTACGCCCAGGAGCGCCAGGCCTTCGGCGCCTCCATCGGCAGCTTCCAGCACAACAAGTTCCTGCTGGCCGACCTGGTCACCCGGATCGATGTCGCCCAGGCGTTCGTCGACCAGTGCGTGCTGGCCCACACCCACGGGGAGCTCAGCAGCGTGGACGCCGCCAAGGCGAAGTGGTGGTCGGCCGAGGTCCAGAACCAGGTCCTCGATCACTGCGTCCAGCTGTACGGCGGCTACGGCTACATGAACGAGCAGCGCGTCGCCCGGGCCTGGCGCGACGCCCGCGTCACCAAGATCTGGGCCGGCTCCAACGAGATCATGAAGGAACTCATCGGCCGCGAGCTCGGGTTCTGA
- the cobU gene encoding bifunctional adenosylcobinamide kinase/adenosylcobinamide-phosphate guanylyltransferase, giving the protein MSGAAKVLVTGGVRSGKSRHAESLLADAPSVTYVAAGPAYDDADWAARIAVHRARRPVTWSTAETRDVAGVLGAADGPVLVDCLGTWLTGVIDDAGLWEAAAGEIETHVLGHLDALLAAVTGTGLPVVLVTNEVGLGVVPAHRSARLFRDLLGTINQRVAAVCDEVHLVIAGRVLKL; this is encoded by the coding sequence GTGAGCGGGGCGGCGAAGGTCCTCGTCACCGGCGGCGTCCGGTCCGGGAAGTCCCGCCACGCCGAGTCCCTGCTCGCCGACGCCCCCAGCGTCACCTATGTCGCTGCCGGACCCGCGTACGACGACGCCGACTGGGCGGCGCGGATCGCGGTCCATCGCGCGCGCCGGCCCGTCACCTGGTCCACCGCCGAGACCCGGGATGTCGCGGGGGTGCTCGGCGCGGCCGACGGCCCCGTCCTGGTCGACTGCCTCGGCACCTGGCTGACCGGGGTGATCGACGACGCCGGGCTGTGGGAGGCGGCGGCGGGGGAGATCGAGACCCATGTGCTCGGGCACCTCGACGCGCTGCTCGCCGCGGTGACGGGGACGGGGCTCCCGGTCGTGCTGGTGACCAACGAGGTCGGCCTCGGCGTCGTACCCGCGCACCGGTCGGCGCGCCTCTTCCGAGACCTGCTCGGCACGATCAACCAGCGCGTCGCGGCGGTCTGCGACGAGGTGCACCTGGTGATCGCGGGGCGGGTGCTGAAGCTCTGA
- a CDS encoding 2'-5' RNA ligase family protein yields MAHTVLLVPVPALEGYIRGRWEHYDPAWVSRDPAFTHAHITALAPFLPAPSETDLARVAAIARARPAFDFVLEDVTAFPDGIVHAVPTPAEPFAELTDRLWREFPACPPYAGEFADVVPHLTLDRLGPAVSTASVAADLAGLLPVRARAERLELHRYAEGDCRVLASWPLG; encoded by the coding sequence GTGGCCCACACCGTGCTCCTGGTCCCGGTACCCGCCCTGGAGGGCTACATCCGCGGCCGCTGGGAGCACTACGACCCGGCCTGGGTCTCTCGCGACCCGGCCTTCACCCACGCCCACATCACCGCACTGGCGCCCTTCCTGCCGGCGCCGTCGGAGACCGACCTGGCCCGGGTCGCGGCGATCGCCCGCGCCCGCCCGGCCTTCGACTTCGTGCTCGAGGACGTGACCGCGTTCCCGGACGGGATCGTGCACGCCGTCCCCACGCCCGCCGAGCCGTTCGCCGAGCTCACGGACCGGCTGTGGCGCGAGTTCCCGGCATGCCCGCCCTATGCGGGGGAGTTCGCGGACGTCGTCCCCCACCTGACGCTGGACCGGCTCGGCCCCGCGGTGTCGACCGCCTCGGTGGCGGCCGACCTCGCGGGACTGCTGCCGGTGCGGGCCCGCGCCGAGCGGCTCGAGCTGCACCGGTACGCCGAGGGCGATTGCCGGGTCCTCGCGAGCTGGCCGCTCGGCTGA
- a CDS encoding multicopper oxidase family protein: protein MAPIWSRRRLFRAVGGATAAPLLALTGCDDRTAPVRRPAPAGRGGSAAYEAGSEPGQLGPVLRSQRPRPTPYVRPLPVPTPLRPVATTATEDVYDLTARPGTVRILDDVDTPVWGYDGSFPGPLFESHRGRSVRVRLRNELPVPTVRHLHGGHTPQESDGYPLDYVLPAGAAATAGEHHLHPGGRVHHGAFDYVYPLDQRAGLLWYHDHRMDFSGPQVWQGLVGLHVHRDDEEAALGLPDGDHEIPLLLCDRSFGPDGQLSYPSLDPDLASTPGVLPEFANGVLGDTVLVNGVHAPFHEVRQGTYRLRIAIASNARHYRIGLDRPPVAGEPFTMIGTDGGLMSHPMPVRSFVLAPAERVDVVLDLTGYPVGAKVRLQNLSGGSGTTALVEFRVTGPDDRPAWRPPARLSRIERLDPAAAVRTRSFFFSKVPTAGGPTFRISHHMFDPDRVAAAPRQGDIEIWELTTDQQHPVHVHNCHFQLLGDDGPLAWKDVVSLGVNDRRRIITRFDSYRGRFLLHCHNLEHEDMGMMANYEIR from the coding sequence GTGGCGCCCATCTGGTCGCGCCGCCGGCTGTTCCGCGCGGTCGGCGGCGCGACGGCGGCGCCGCTGCTCGCCCTCACCGGCTGCGACGACCGAACGGCTCCTGTCCGCCGACCCGCCCCCGCCGGCCGGGGCGGGTCGGCGGCCTACGAGGCGGGGAGCGAGCCCGGTCAGCTCGGTCCGGTCCTGCGGAGCCAGCGGCCCCGGCCCACGCCGTACGTCCGTCCGTTGCCCGTCCCCACGCCGCTGCGGCCGGTCGCCACCACGGCGACCGAGGACGTCTACGACCTGACCGCGCGCCCCGGCACGGTGCGGATCCTCGACGACGTCGACACCCCCGTGTGGGGGTACGACGGCAGCTTCCCCGGTCCGCTGTTCGAGAGTCACCGTGGCCGGTCGGTGCGGGTGCGGCTGCGCAACGAGCTGCCGGTGCCGACCGTGCGGCACCTGCACGGCGGGCACACGCCGCAGGAGTCGGACGGCTACCCCCTCGACTACGTCCTGCCCGCGGGCGCCGCGGCCACCGCCGGGGAGCATCACCTCCATCCCGGCGGCCGGGTCCACCACGGTGCGTTCGACTACGTCTACCCGCTCGACCAGCGGGCCGGGCTGCTCTGGTACCACGACCACCGGATGGACTTCAGCGGTCCGCAGGTGTGGCAGGGGCTGGTCGGGCTGCACGTCCACCGCGACGACGAGGAGGCCGCGCTCGGCCTGCCCGACGGGGACCACGAGATCCCGCTGCTGCTCTGTGACCGCTCCTTCGGCCCGGACGGTCAGCTCAGCTACCCCTCCCTGGACCCGGACCTGGCCAGCACCCCCGGCGTGCTGCCGGAGTTCGCCAACGGCGTCCTCGGCGACACCGTCCTCGTCAACGGCGTGCATGCCCCCTTCCACGAGGTCCGACAGGGGACCTACCGGCTGCGGATCGCGATCGCGAGCAACGCCCGCCACTACCGCATCGGCCTCGACCGGCCGCCCGTGGCCGGGGAGCCGTTCACGATGATCGGCACCGACGGCGGCCTGATGAGCCACCCGATGCCGGTGCGCAGCTTCGTGCTGGCGCCCGCCGAGCGCGTCGACGTGGTCCTCGACCTCACCGGCTACCCGGTCGGGGCGAAGGTCCGCCTGCAGAACCTCTCCGGCGGCAGCGGGACCACCGCCCTGGTCGAGTTCCGCGTGACCGGCCCCGACGACCGGCCGGCCTGGCGCCCGCCGGCCCGGCTCAGCCGAATCGAGCGCCTCGACCCGGCAGCCGCCGTACGCACGCGGTCGTTCTTCTTCAGCAAGGTCCCGACCGCCGGTGGACCGACCTTCCGGATCAGCCACCACATGTTCGATCCGGACCGGGTCGCGGCGGCTCCGCGGCAGGGCGACATCGAGATCTGGGAGCTCACCACGGACCAGCAGCATCCGGTCCATGTCCACAACTGCCACTTCCAGCTCCTCGGCGACGACGGGCCACTCGCCTGGAAGGACGTGGTCAGTCTCGGCGTCAACGACCGACGCCGGATCATCACCCGGTTCGACTCCTACCGGGGTCGCTTCCTGCTGCACTGCCACAACCTCGAGCACGAGGACATGGGGATGATGGCCAACTACGAGATCCGCTGA